One part of the Ktedonobacterales bacterium genome encodes these proteins:
- a CDS encoding RecX family transcriptional regulator gives MVYIVALLQVGEAMKITAIETQTRRADRRSIFIDGAFALALDETLALEYGVFVGREVSQEELDQWRAADLFQQTLNHALNFITYRPRSRQEVRRNLQGRRVAPEVIEQTLAKLEEMGVLSDQQFAEFWVENREQFNPRGARALSAELRQKGVDRETIEATIAPERDEERALAAAQKKLRSLMNADYQTFRKQLGAFLLRRGFSYGVSAGAVRQLWEQLHQERPAEEDGEVFVEDARLDE, from the coding sequence TTGGTCTACATTGTCGCGTTGCTCCAGGTTGGTGAAGCTATGAAGATTACCGCCATTGAAACACAGACCAGGCGAGCAGACCGGCGCTCGATCTTTATTGACGGCGCGTTTGCGCTGGCGCTGGATGAGACGCTGGCGCTGGAATATGGGGTGTTTGTGGGGCGCGAGGTGAGCCAGGAAGAACTGGACCAGTGGCGCGCCGCCGATCTGTTTCAGCAAACCCTGAACCATGCCTTGAACTTTATCACCTATCGGCCCCGCAGCCGCCAGGAGGTGCGCCGCAATCTTCAGGGGCGGCGCGTGGCGCCGGAGGTGATCGAGCAGACGCTGGCAAAGCTGGAGGAGATGGGGGTGCTGAGCGATCAGCAGTTTGCGGAGTTCTGGGTGGAGAACCGCGAGCAGTTTAATCCGCGCGGCGCTCGCGCGCTCAGCGCGGAACTGCGCCAGAAGGGCGTGGACCGCGAAACAATTGAAGCAACGATAGCCCCGGAGCGCGACGAGGAGCGGGCGCTGGCGGCTGCGCAGAAGAAGCTGCGCAGCCTGATGAACGCTGACTATCAAACCTTCCGCAAGCAGCTGGGCGCGTTTTTGCTGCGGCGCGGCTTCAGCTATGGCGTCTCCGCTGGGGCGGTGCGCCAGCTTTGGGAGCAGCTTCACCAGGAGCGGCCAGCAGAGGAGGATGGGGAGGTGTTTGTGGAGGATGCGCGGCTGGATGAGTAA
- a CDS encoding alpha/beta fold hydrolase has translation MAKERLQMKLCLTEQRLEGKWTCRHLTADDIPALARLMLDAYRGTIDDEGESLDDALEVVQGTFAGTSGALLEACSFVIEEWGEPLACTLVTWWDEQPLLAYVMTHPTAKNRGMGRFLIEKSVNALLAQGYRKVSLFVTRGNLPAQHLYERLGFQIMSTRGSAEVNGTHLFYEVAGAGHPLVLLHSGLTNCQMWDAQWETFAQEYRVIRYDLRGFGRSGAASGSFSHREDLSQLLRFLSVERAYLIGSSMGGQLAIDFALEHPEMVAALIPVGSGVNGEAPSDFLLERWREIDAAAEGKDVAQAVELELRLWVDGPGRTPEQVDPAVREQVRQMNTHNFERSEQEQGQPQPLEPPALSRLGEIRAPTLVLVGAYDVPDKLASADLLARGISGAKKVVMSGAAHLPSMEQPGPFNRLALEFLGRL, from the coding sequence ATGGCTAAAGAACGGCTGCAAATGAAGCTGTGCCTGACAGAGCAGCGGCTTGAGGGCAAATGGACCTGTCGTCACCTCACCGCAGATGATATACCTGCGCTGGCGAGGCTGATGTTAGACGCCTATCGGGGTACGATTGATGATGAGGGCGAGTCGCTGGATGATGCGCTGGAAGTGGTGCAAGGCACGTTCGCCGGAACGTCTGGCGCGCTGCTGGAAGCTTGCTCATTTGTGATTGAGGAATGGGGCGAGCCGCTGGCCTGTACTCTTGTGACGTGGTGGGACGAGCAGCCGCTGCTGGCGTATGTGATGACCCATCCAACCGCCAAAAATCGGGGGATGGGCCGCTTCCTGATTGAAAAAAGCGTGAATGCCCTGCTTGCTCAGGGCTACCGGAAGGTATCTCTGTTTGTGACCAGGGGCAACCTCCCGGCGCAGCATCTCTATGAAAGGCTGGGTTTTCAGATCATGTCAACACGTGGCTCTGCTGAGGTGAATGGGACACACCTGTTTTATGAAGTGGCTGGCGCGGGGCATCCACTCGTCTTGCTGCACTCTGGCCTGACCAATTGCCAGATGTGGGATGCCCAATGGGAGACCTTCGCGCAAGAGTATCGTGTCATCCGCTACGACCTGCGCGGCTTTGGCAGGTCAGGGGCGGCTTCCGGGTCGTTCTCCCATCGTGAAGACCTCTCTCAATTACTGCGCTTTTTGAGTGTCGAGCGGGCCTACCTGATCGGCTCTTCGATGGGCGGGCAGTTGGCGATTGATTTCGCGCTGGAACATCCAGAGATGGTGGCGGCGCTGATTCCGGTTGGCTCTGGTGTGAACGGCGAAGCGCCATCGGATTTCTTGCTGGAACGCTGGAGGGAGATTGACGCGGCAGCCGAAGGGAAGGATGTTGCGCAGGCTGTCGAGCTTGAACTGCGGCTGTGGGTTGATGGCCCTGGGCGCACGCCTGAGCAAGTGGACCCTGCGGTGCGGGAGCAGGTGCGTCAGATGAATACTCACAACTTCGAGCGTTCCGAACAGGAGCAGGGACAGCCGCAGCCCCTGGAGCCGCCCGCTCTTTCGCGGCTTGGCGAGATTCGCGCGCCCACGCTGGTCCTGGTGGGTGCGTATGATGTGCCAGATAAGCTGGCGTCTGCTGATCTGCTGGCGCGGGGCATCTCAGGAGCAAAGAAGGTTGTGATGTCCGGCGCGGCGCATCTGCCCTCGATGGAGCAGCCTGGGCCATTTAACCGGCTGGCGCTGGAGTTCCTGGGGAGGCTGTAG
- a CDS encoding replication-associated recombination protein A, whose product MTHSEHSDNQRSLFDADEAPGSVASKSASDAHMPLAARMRPRALDEIVGQEHIIGPGKVLRRAIESDHVPSMILWGPPGSGKTTLAEVIAGATHTYFIRLSAVTAGVVELRKAVETANERRKAYNQRTILFIDEIHRFNKAQQDAVLPHVERGVVTLIGATTENPSFEVNAALLSRSRVFTLRALSDEQVAVIIQRALSDPERGLGRLQTILQPNALDFLAIAANGDARVALNALELATDAALPDETGQRIITIAAIEGALQHRALLYDKAGEEHYNLISALHKALRGSDPDASLYWLGRMLEAGEDPLYIVRRLIRFASEDVGMADPQALVVAVAAQQAVHFIGMPEGKLALAQLVVHLAAAPKSNALYMAYARVEQDVQQTRSDPVPLWIRNAPTQLMKDLDYSKGYIYSHDVYQQMTTDDPTRPPPEALQEYLPDTLKGRRYYEPTPFGEEGAIKSWLDKRRQGQGKQQEEQK is encoded by the coding sequence ATGACTCATTCCGAGCATTCCGACAACCAACGCTCGCTCTTTGACGCCGACGAAGCGCCAGGCTCAGTTGCCTCAAAATCGGCCAGCGATGCCCATATGCCGCTGGCCGCGCGCATGCGCCCGCGCGCCCTTGATGAGATCGTTGGGCAGGAGCATATCATCGGCCCAGGCAAGGTCTTGCGCCGCGCCATCGAGAGCGATCACGTACCCTCGATGATTCTGTGGGGGCCGCCCGGCTCCGGCAAGACCACGCTGGCCGAAGTCATCGCCGGAGCCACCCACACCTATTTTATCCGTCTGAGCGCCGTGACCGCTGGCGTTGTCGAACTGCGTAAAGCTGTTGAAACGGCGAATGAGCGCCGCAAAGCCTACAACCAGCGAACCATCCTTTTTATTGACGAGATTCATCGCTTCAATAAAGCGCAGCAAGACGCTGTGCTGCCCCATGTCGAGCGCGGCGTCGTTACGCTGATCGGGGCCACCACCGAAAACCCCAGCTTTGAGGTCAACGCCGCGCTGCTCTCGCGCTCCCGCGTCTTCACCCTGCGCGCCCTCTCTGATGAGCAGGTTGCAGTTATCATTCAGCGCGCCCTCAGCGACCCTGAGCGCGGCCTTGGCCGTCTTCAGACCATCCTTCAGCCCAACGCCCTGGATTTCCTTGCCATCGCCGCCAACGGTGACGCGCGTGTCGCCCTCAACGCCCTGGAACTGGCGACAGACGCCGCTCTGCCGGACGAAACCGGCCAGCGCATCATCACTATCGCGGCTATCGAAGGCGCGCTTCAGCATCGCGCCCTGCTCTATGATAAAGCGGGCGAAGAACACTACAACCTCATCTCCGCCCTGCATAAAGCCCTGCGCGGCTCTGACCCCGACGCCAGCCTCTACTGGCTGGGGCGCATGCTGGAGGCAGGCGAAGACCCGCTCTATATCGTCCGGCGGCTCATTCGCTTTGCCAGCGAGGACGTAGGCATGGCCGATCCCCAGGCGCTGGTCGTTGCCGTCGCCGCCCAACAGGCTGTACATTTCATCGGCATGCCTGAAGGTAAGCTCGCCCTGGCGCAGCTTGTCGTGCATCTGGCTGCTGCCCCCAAAAGCAACGCCCTGTATATGGCCTACGCGCGAGTCGAGCAGGACGTGCAGCAGACTCGCAGCGATCCAGTTCCGCTCTGGATTCGCAACGCCCCCACCCAGTTAATGAAAGACCTGGACTACAGCAAGGGCTATATCTACAGCCACGATGTCTACCAGCAGATGACTACCGATGACCCCACACGCCCGCCGCCAGAGGCGCTTCAGGAGTATCTCCCCGATACCCTCAAAGGACGACGCTATTACGAGCCAACGCCCTTTGGCGAAGAAGGCGCGATCAAAAGCTGGCTGGACAAGCGCCGCCAGGGTCAGGGAAAGCAGCAAGAAGAACAGAAATAG
- the rsgA gene encoding ribosome small subunit-dependent GTPase A, with amino-acid sequence MNAKQTFSSSTPASSSHNHTNDGHAGGAAPPLAEGMIIEGSRGLYRVETPEGALLCVIRGRLRKQLEYPSSATAHKRVQKAVVKEHDPVAVGDRVRVLPTGGGKGVIEEVVARAGGSFARADPDVGKGKIRSVAGLDQMIAVFAARHPSPHVRMLDRFLALAEMQRVAAVICINKVDLGIEPWLAERLDAYRAAGYPVILTSVTTGEGVEALRCALDGRTSAFLGPSGVGKSSLLNALQPDLASRVSEVSEATGKGRHTTTGTRFYPLDGPAGGYIADTAGIRALALGGAADGRLDQCFPEFRPYLGSCHLSDCSHLHEPHCAVRAAVAAHAIDSGRYESYCRLYGGERDIAMGDWIDG; translated from the coding sequence TTGAACGCTAAACAGACTTTTTCTTCGAGTACGCCAGCATCTTCTTCTCACAACCATACAAACGACGGCCACGCGGGCGGCGCCGCGCCGCCTCTGGCGGAGGGTATGATTATCGAGGGCAGTCGCGGCCTCTATCGCGTGGAGACACCAGAAGGCGCGCTGCTCTGCGTCATTCGTGGCCGTCTGCGCAAGCAACTGGAGTATCCCAGCAGCGCCACCGCCCATAAACGGGTGCAGAAGGCGGTGGTCAAAGAACACGATCCCGTTGCGGTGGGTGATCGCGTGCGCGTGCTGCCAACGGGCGGCGGCAAGGGAGTGATTGAAGAGGTCGTTGCCCGCGCGGGCGGCTCGTTCGCGCGGGCTGATCCCGATGTCGGCAAGGGCAAGATTCGCTCGGTTGCTGGCCTTGACCAGATGATCGCCGTTTTTGCGGCGCGCCATCCCTCGCCCCATGTGCGTATGCTGGACCGCTTTCTGGCGCTGGCGGAGATGCAGCGGGTGGCTGCCGTGATCTGCATCAACAAGGTGGACCTGGGCATCGAACCCTGGCTGGCGGAGCGCCTGGACGCTTACCGCGCCGCTGGCTATCCGGTGATCTTGACCAGTGTGACGACTGGGGAGGGCGTCGAGGCGCTCCGCTGCGCGCTGGATGGGCGTACTTCGGCGTTTCTGGGGCCATCCGGCGTGGGCAAATCGAGCCTGCTGAATGCTTTGCAGCCGGACCTTGCCAGCCGCGTGAGCGAGGTGAGCGAGGCTACCGGCAAGGGACGCCACACGACAACGGGTACGCGCTTCTATCCACTGGATGGGCCAGCGGGCGGCTATATCGCCGATACGGCGGGCATCCGCGCGCTGGCCCTGGGAGGCGCGGCAGATGGTCGGCTCGATCAGTGCTTTCCTGAGTTCCGGCCCTATCTTGGTTCGTGCCATCTCTCCGATTGCAGCCACCTGCACGAACCCCATTGCGCTGTGCGCGCGGCGGTGGCGGCCCACGCGATTGACAGCGGGCGCTACGAGAGCTATTGCCGCCTCTATGGCGGTGAGCGCGATATAGCGATGGGGGATTGGATAGATGGCTAA
- a CDS encoding GNAT family N-acetyltransferase, with protein sequence MSSKQTYTIEKLLQPGPDTLTAIRLLARACEAEDHAPVRISWGMLQSRPGLSPDFCCYLDGLLVGYLFMDHYDPKERETVILAHPAYRRRGIGQALLAEAREACQQTGVERIVLLCERRAASGQAFVQRVGASFDFAEHEMVLGDYQPLNARASQIILRRAESADLDALASLQASSFDEPEDLVRQRLIRHWQDQASRQYIATLAAGQADTAEPVGLVRLTVEADETGIYGLGVAPAYQGRGYGRQIVEEAIRAARSADPRRAIMLDVDVSNSRAFNLYSSCGFQVRATYDYYRLNLTGA encoded by the coding sequence GTGTCGAGTAAACAAACCTATACGATTGAGAAATTGCTGCAACCGGGGCCGGACACGCTCACCGCGATCCGGCTCCTGGCGCGGGCATGCGAAGCAGAAGACCATGCCCCTGTACGCATAAGCTGGGGCATGCTGCAATCTCGCCCTGGACTGTCGCCGGATTTTTGCTGTTACCTGGATGGCCTGCTGGTGGGGTATCTCTTCATGGATCATTACGATCCCAAAGAGCGTGAAACCGTTATTCTGGCGCATCCGGCCTATCGCCGACGCGGGATCGGCCAGGCGCTGCTCGCGGAGGCGCGCGAAGCATGCCAGCAGACAGGCGTCGAGCGAATAGTGCTTCTCTGCGAGCGGCGGGCTGCTTCAGGGCAAGCCTTTGTTCAGCGCGTCGGAGCGAGCTTTGACTTTGCCGAACACGAGATGGTCCTGGGCGACTACCAGCCGCTCAATGCCCGCGCCTCTCAGATCATCTTGCGTCGCGCCGAATCCGCCGATCTCGACGCGCTGGCTTCTCTACAGGCCAGCAGCTTTGATGAACCTGAAGATCTGGTGCGTCAGCGTCTCATTCGGCACTGGCAAGATCAGGCCAGCAGGCAGTATATCGCCACGCTGGCGGCTGGGCAGGCTGATACAGCAGAGCCTGTGGGTCTGGTCCGTTTGACGGTAGAAGCCGATGAGACGGGCATCTATGGCCTGGGTGTTGCGCCTGCTTACCAGGGACGTGGCTACGGACGCCAGATCGTCGAGGAAGCTATTCGCGCCGCCCGATCCGCTGATCCGCGCCGCGCGATCATGCTGGATGTGGATGTGAGCAACAGCAGAGCTTTCAATCTGTATAGCTCCTGCGGCTTCCAGGTGCGCGCGACATACGACTACTATAGGCTGAACCTAACTGGCGCGTGA
- a CDS encoding nitroreductase/quinone reductase family protein, which yields MSTTAPKHFDADTQNRLAQAEEIQIETRRPGAGASAHRTTIWVVKVGEDVSIRSIHGNAGRWYQEIRANPTGVVYIDGQRIPVRAVPVTDDTTIARISDEYRRKYGSDPFLPSMVRDEILPMTLRLEPI from the coding sequence ATGAGTACAACGGCGCCCAAGCACTTTGATGCCGATACACAGAACCGGCTGGCCCAGGCAGAGGAGATTCAGATCGAAACGCGGCGGCCTGGGGCTGGAGCTTCGGCCCATCGCACGACCATCTGGGTCGTTAAGGTAGGCGAGGATGTCTCTATACGGTCCATTCATGGGAATGCTGGCCGATGGTATCAAGAAATCAGGGCCAACCCGACCGGGGTGGTGTACATTGATGGACAACGGATACCAGTGCGGGCGGTTCCCGTGACCGATGACACGACCATTGCGCGAATAAGCGATGAATACCGACGGAAGTATGGCAGCGATCCCTTTCTGCCCTCTATGGTGCGCGATGAGATCTTGCCGATGACTCTGCGGTTGGAACCCATCTGA
- the mscL gene encoding large conductance mechanosensitive channel protein MscL, which yields MGLFKGFKDFILRGNLVDLAVGFVVGAAFAGLVQAFVTDLITPLISIPGKFSFPEWVFTIRGSVFHIGHFINTLVSFLIISAVVFLFVVRPVAAILDEVRKHEKQAEPGTRECPFCLNQISLKATRCGFCTSEVPAVPAPTAAPENEKK from the coding sequence ATGGGGCTATTTAAGGGGTTCAAGGACTTTATCTTGCGTGGCAACCTGGTGGACCTGGCGGTTGGTTTTGTGGTTGGCGCGGCCTTCGCTGGTCTTGTTCAGGCGTTTGTCACCGATTTGATTACACCTCTCATCAGCATTCCCGGCAAGTTTAGCTTTCCTGAATGGGTTTTCACCATCCGAGGCAGTGTTTTTCATATAGGCCATTTCATCAATACCCTGGTTAGCTTCCTCATAATCTCCGCTGTCGTCTTTCTCTTTGTGGTGCGCCCGGTGGCTGCCATTCTCGATGAAGTCAGGAAACACGAGAAGCAAGCTGAGCCGGGTACTCGCGAGTGTCCATTCTGCCTGAACCAGATCTCCCTCAAGGCCACGCGCTGCGGCTTCTGCACGTCTGAGGTTCCTGCGGTCCCAGCGCCAACGGCTGCGCCTGAAAACGAAAAGAAATGA